A genomic stretch from Angustibacter sp. Root456 includes:
- a CDS encoding aldehyde dehydrogenase family protein gives MPATDLSQSSPELVVEVRADLRDLPAPEVAEVARWLMQVDGGLTASESGEWLVSRSPATGHVIGRFPRGTGADSRRAVLAARRALATWRTASPAVREAAFLAAADDVEARADELARLLSRETGNALRTQARPEIASVIDLLRYFAGAAYQAQGVTVPALPDVLTYTIREPFGVVAAVVPWNAPAQLSVVKIAMALSMGNTMVLKPAEDASLVVLEVTAILQRHLPPGVLNVVTGLGPEIGAALMSDPDVDKLSFTGSTAVGRSVLATAAQRILPVSLELGGKSPAIVFPDSDDDRTAAGVVAGMRFTRQGQSCTAGSRLFVHESVFESFLQRVADAVSRLVVGDPLDDATDMGSIINEKQYARVVSYVASALADGATARTGGVPQREPHQQGGWFMQPTILTGLDATAAAACEEIFGPVMVAIPWHSEDEVVEQANASSYGLAGYVWSRDVATALRMAGRLQAGWVQVNRAGGQYPGLSYGGTKESGIGREFSIQGAIDSYTYAKSVSVDVSTQP, from the coding sequence ATGCCGGCGACGGACCTCTCGCAGAGCAGTCCCGAGCTGGTTGTCGAGGTGCGGGCTGACCTGCGAGACCTCCCGGCGCCGGAGGTCGCGGAGGTCGCGCGTTGGCTGATGCAGGTCGACGGCGGCCTCACTGCGAGCGAGTCGGGGGAGTGGCTGGTGAGCCGCAGCCCGGCGACCGGGCACGTGATCGGCCGCTTCCCGCGCGGCACCGGCGCCGACTCCCGCCGCGCCGTGCTCGCCGCCCGACGCGCGCTGGCGACGTGGCGGACGGCGAGTCCCGCGGTGCGCGAGGCCGCGTTCCTCGCGGCTGCCGACGACGTCGAGGCGCGGGCGGACGAGCTGGCGCGGTTGCTGTCGCGCGAGACCGGCAACGCACTGCGCACCCAGGCGCGTCCCGAGATCGCGAGCGTCATCGACCTGCTGCGCTACTTCGCAGGAGCCGCGTACCAGGCCCAGGGCGTCACCGTGCCGGCCCTGCCCGACGTGCTGACCTACACCATCCGCGAGCCCTTCGGTGTGGTGGCGGCCGTCGTGCCGTGGAACGCGCCCGCGCAGCTGTCGGTGGTGAAGATCGCGATGGCCCTCAGCATGGGCAACACCATGGTGCTGAAGCCGGCCGAGGACGCGTCGCTGGTCGTCCTGGAGGTCACGGCCATCCTGCAGCGGCATCTGCCACCCGGGGTGCTCAACGTCGTCACCGGCCTCGGCCCCGAGATCGGCGCCGCCCTGATGAGCGACCCCGACGTCGACAAGCTGTCGTTCACCGGTTCTACCGCCGTGGGTCGGTCGGTCCTGGCCACTGCGGCGCAACGGATCCTGCCGGTCTCCCTCGAGCTCGGGGGCAAGAGCCCGGCCATCGTGTTTCCCGACTCGGACGACGACCGGACGGCCGCCGGCGTGGTGGCCGGCATGCGCTTCACCCGACAGGGTCAGTCCTGCACCGCCGGATCCAGGCTCTTCGTCCACGAGTCGGTCTTCGAGTCGTTCCTGCAGCGGGTCGCCGACGCCGTCAGCAGGCTCGTGGTGGGCGATCCCCTCGACGACGCGACGGACATGGGCTCGATCATCAACGAGAAGCAGTACGCCCGGGTGGTCTCGTACGTCGCGAGTGCCCTTGCGGACGGCGCCACCGCGCGCACCGGAGGTGTGCCGCAACGGGAGCCGCACCAGCAGGGTGGCTGGTTCATGCAGCCGACCATCCTCACGGGCCTCGACGCGACGGCGGCGGCGGCGTGCGAGGAGATCTTCGGCCCCGTGATGGTGGCGATCCCCTGGCACTCGGAGGACGAGGTGGTCGAGCAGGCCAACGCGAGCTCCTACGGGCTGGCCGGCTACGTCTGGTCACGGGACGTCGCCACTGCCCTGCGGATGGCGGGCCGGCTCCAGGCGGGCTGGGTGCAGGTCAACCGGGCGGGCGGCCAGTACCCGGGACTGTCGTACGGCGGCACGAAGGAGAGCGGGATCGGCCGGGAGTTCTCGATCCAGGGCGCGATCGACTCGTACACGTACGCCAAGAGCGTGTCGGTCGACGTGTCGACGCAGCCGTAG
- the iolG gene encoding inositol 2-dehydrogenase → MTNSANLRVGIVGVGRIGRMHADIVARHVPGIELTTVYDADTTRARLVAADLHVDAASSAAELVASDRVDAIGICSSTSTHLELIELAVLHGKAVLCEKPLSSSLDGVEHAVDLVEKAGIPFMTGFNRRFDPGHQAVREAVADGSIGEVHLTRITSRDPELPTPEYLQGSGGLFMDMAIHDFDMARYVAGPVVAVYAQGGVLIDPAIGEAGDIDTAVTVLTHENGSVTVIDNSRLATYGYDQRVEAFGSLGMASSGNRRLHYAEVTDGAGSRRQPLMHFFIDRYAEAYQREWVAFERFVRDGGPSPVSVRDGRAPLVIAAAAAESLRQRVPVEVPRGLG, encoded by the coding sequence ATGACGAACAGCGCCAACCTGCGCGTCGGGATCGTCGGGGTGGGCCGGATCGGCCGCATGCACGCCGACATCGTGGCAAGGCACGTGCCCGGTATCGAGCTGACCACGGTGTACGACGCCGACACCACGCGCGCGCGCCTCGTCGCCGCCGATCTGCACGTCGACGCGGCGAGCAGCGCGGCCGAGCTCGTGGCATCCGACCGGGTGGACGCCATCGGCATCTGCTCCTCGACCAGCACCCACCTCGAGCTCATCGAGCTGGCGGTGCTCCACGGCAAGGCCGTGCTGTGCGAGAAGCCGTTGAGCAGCTCGCTCGACGGGGTGGAGCACGCGGTGGACCTCGTCGAGAAGGCCGGCATCCCCTTCATGACCGGGTTCAACCGCCGGTTCGACCCGGGCCACCAGGCCGTCCGCGAAGCCGTCGCCGACGGCAGCATCGGTGAGGTGCACCTGACGCGGATCACCAGCCGCGACCCGGAGCTGCCCACGCCGGAGTACCTGCAGGGCAGCGGCGGCCTGTTCATGGACATGGCGATCCACGACTTCGACATGGCGCGCTACGTCGCCGGCCCCGTCGTCGCCGTCTACGCGCAGGGCGGCGTGCTCATCGACCCGGCGATCGGGGAGGCCGGCGACATCGACACCGCGGTCACGGTGCTGACCCACGAGAACGGCAGCGTGACGGTCATCGACAACAGCCGCCTCGCGACCTATGGCTACGATCAGCGCGTGGAGGCGTTCGGGTCGCTGGGCATGGCGTCGTCCGGCAACCGGCGGCTGCACTACGCCGAGGTCACGGACGGGGCGGGCAGTCGCCGCCAGCCGCTGATGCACTTCTTCATCGACCGCTACGCCGAGGCGTACCAGCGCGAGTGGGTGGCCTTCGAGCGGTTCGTCCGGGACGGTGGCCCGTCGCCGGTCTCCGTGCGCGACGGCCGCGCGCCGCTGGTGATCGCCGCGGCTGCAGCGGAGTCCTTGCGCCAGCGGGTGCCGGTCGAGGTGCCTCGTGGGCTCGGGTAG
- a CDS encoding LacI family DNA-binding transcriptional regulator: protein MGSGRPTIRDVAARAGVSKSLVSLALQDSPRVAASTREVIRQAADDLGYRPNANARSLGASRSRTIGVFVLDLHNPIYADMLDGVQAEARRNDYRTIVVLGGQDRRAERAELEKLMEFRVEGLIALGHRLPLGAHDAISQACPAVLVGAEPRSQPHVTSVSTDDLNGAALAVDHLADLGHERIVHVTGGSSGVAHKRERGYVSAMVRRNLKHRVRCVVGGFTDDDGYRGTMEALRSRSRPTALFVANDFAAMGALAAASDSGLSVPGDLSIVGFDGARLTGLRFIDLTTVAQPLQEMGAIAASRLCAALESEDEQPPRRIHVAPQLVVRNSTAPPRS from the coding sequence GTGGGCTCGGGTAGACCCACGATCCGAGACGTCGCAGCGCGAGCCGGCGTCTCGAAGTCCCTTGTCTCACTGGCCTTGCAGGACTCCCCCCGCGTGGCCGCGAGCACGCGTGAGGTGATCCGTCAGGCCGCCGACGACCTGGGCTACCGACCCAACGCCAACGCCCGGTCGCTCGGAGCCAGCCGCAGCCGCACCATCGGCGTCTTCGTCCTCGACCTGCACAACCCCATCTACGCGGACATGCTGGACGGCGTCCAGGCCGAGGCCCGGCGCAACGACTACCGGACCATCGTCGTCCTCGGCGGCCAGGACCGCCGAGCCGAGCGGGCCGAGCTCGAGAAGCTCATGGAGTTCCGGGTCGAAGGGCTCATCGCCCTCGGCCACCGGCTGCCGCTCGGCGCCCATGACGCCATCTCGCAGGCCTGCCCTGCGGTGCTGGTCGGCGCCGAGCCCCGCAGCCAGCCGCACGTGACCTCCGTCAGCACCGACGACCTGAACGGCGCGGCGCTAGCGGTGGACCACCTGGCCGACCTCGGGCACGAGCGCATCGTGCATGTCACCGGTGGGAGCAGCGGCGTGGCGCACAAGCGAGAACGCGGGTACGTGAGCGCGATGGTGCGCCGCAACCTCAAGCACCGGGTGCGCTGCGTGGTCGGTGGCTTCACGGACGACGACGGCTACCGCGGCACCATGGAGGCGCTGCGATCGCGCTCGAGACCCACCGCGCTCTTCGTGGCGAACGACTTCGCGGCCATGGGCGCGCTCGCCGCCGCCAGCGACAGCGGCCTGTCGGTGCCGGGCGACCTGTCGATCGTGGGGTTCGACGGTGCCCGGCTCACCGGCCTGCGCTTCATCGACCTGACCACGGTGGCTCAGCCGCTGCAGGAGATGGGCGCCATCGCCGCGTCGCGACTGTGCGCCGCGCTCGAGAGCGAGGACGAGCAGCCGCCCCGGCGCATCCACGTCGCGCCGCAGCTGGTCGTGCGCAACAGCACGGCACCACCTCGCTCCTGA
- a CDS encoding TIM barrel protein, giving the protein MPNFLSRVASAPISWGICEVPGWGANLPTPRVLGEMAALGLPATELGAPGFLPDDPARIRTELTAHGLSLIGGFTPLVLHAASERDEALHTAQTTAAMLAEAGATTFITAVVRDLDWSVPRPLDASEHRHLTEMLRRVEDICLAAGLAQVLHPHVQTVVETADDVDRLLESSDVKWCLDTGHLAIGGKDPVEFARQHAHRVGHVHLKDVALQHAGALMRRETSIMQSVQAGLFTPLGQGDVDIAGVIAALEGAGYDGWYVIEQDTAVVGALPEPGQGPMTRVSASLDYLRDVVVPQLASSSRSAQR; this is encoded by the coding sequence GTGCCGAACTTCCTCTCGCGGGTCGCCTCGGCGCCGATCTCCTGGGGCATCTGCGAAGTGCCCGGATGGGGAGCGAACCTGCCCACCCCCCGGGTGCTCGGCGAGATGGCTGCCCTCGGCCTACCCGCAACCGAGCTCGGAGCACCCGGCTTCCTGCCCGACGACCCGGCGCGCATCCGCACGGAGCTCACGGCCCACGGCCTGTCGCTCATCGGTGGGTTCACGCCGCTGGTGCTGCATGCCGCGTCCGAGCGCGACGAGGCGCTGCACACCGCGCAGACGACGGCCGCCATGCTGGCGGAGGCCGGCGCCACCACGTTCATCACCGCCGTCGTCCGCGACCTCGACTGGAGCGTGCCGCGACCGCTCGACGCGTCGGAGCACCGGCATCTGACCGAGATGTTGCGTCGGGTCGAGGACATCTGCCTCGCAGCCGGTCTGGCCCAGGTGCTGCACCCGCACGTGCAGACCGTCGTCGAGACGGCCGACGACGTCGACCGGCTGCTCGAGAGCAGCGACGTCAAGTGGTGCCTCGACACCGGCCACCTCGCGATCGGCGGCAAGGACCCGGTCGAGTTCGCCCGGCAGCACGCCCACCGCGTCGGTCACGTGCACCTCAAGGACGTCGCCCTGCAGCACGCCGGTGCCCTCATGCGACGCGAGACGTCGATCATGCAGTCGGTGCAGGCCGGGCTGTTCACGCCGCTGGGCCAAGGCGACGTCGACATCGCGGGCGTCATCGCCGCGCTGGAGGGCGCCGGGTACGACGGCTGGTACGTGATCGAGCAGGACACCGCCGTGGTCGGTGCGCTGCCCGAGCCGGGACAGGGACCCATGACCCGCGTCAGCGCGTCCCTGGACTACCTGCGGGACGTCGTCGTCCCGCAGCTCGCTTCATCGTCGCGCAGCGCGCAGCGGTGA
- a CDS encoding Gfo/Idh/MocA family protein produces the protein MRRTLGIAVLGLGWMGQAHSRSALRIPTHFADRSFDPRLVVCADPDADRRASALEDFGFARVTDDWRAAVADPDVDVVFVTAPNMFHLPMIEAATAAGKAVFSEKPIGGTPAQARQAWALATAAGVRTGVGYCYLWSPLVLHAREMIASGQLGDIVHYRGCFLSMYGSDPLGLLTWRFLADQAGYGVSSDILSHSVALAQFLVGDLTEVVGMAKTTIPTRPLPSAQASHYSTGSADDPVGEVENEDFASMLCTFANGATGTFEASRTIVGPESRNAFEVFGTKGSLSWNHERINELLYYSGADPVNSGYTTILGGDRFPFHGAFVPGKGNSIGFEDLVAIQDFAFLEALATESDFPAGFDQAVDVVSVQQALISSWASRSWEPVVDLKGTP, from the coding sequence ATGAGGCGCACCCTCGGGATCGCCGTCCTCGGGCTGGGGTGGATGGGCCAGGCGCACAGCCGCTCAGCCCTGCGGATCCCCACCCACTTCGCCGACCGCTCCTTCGACCCACGGCTGGTCGTGTGCGCCGATCCGGACGCCGATCGACGGGCGAGCGCGCTGGAGGACTTCGGGTTCGCCCGGGTCACCGACGACTGGCGCGCGGCCGTCGCCGACCCCGACGTGGACGTCGTCTTCGTGACCGCGCCCAACATGTTCCACCTCCCGATGATCGAGGCGGCGACGGCGGCGGGAAAGGCCGTCTTCAGCGAGAAGCCGATCGGAGGGACACCTGCGCAGGCCCGGCAGGCGTGGGCGCTCGCCACGGCCGCCGGGGTGCGCACCGGTGTCGGGTACTGCTACCTGTGGTCGCCCTTGGTGCTGCACGCCCGCGAGATGATCGCCAGCGGCCAGCTGGGAGACATCGTCCACTACCGCGGCTGCTTCCTGTCGATGTACGGCAGCGACCCGTTGGGGCTGCTCACCTGGCGCTTCCTCGCTGACCAGGCCGGCTACGGCGTCTCCAGCGACATCCTCAGTCACTCCGTCGCGCTGGCCCAGTTCCTCGTCGGCGACCTCACCGAGGTCGTCGGCATGGCGAAGACGACGATCCCGACCCGGCCGCTGCCCAGCGCCCAGGCGAGCCACTACAGCACGGGCTCGGCGGACGACCCCGTCGGTGAGGTCGAGAACGAGGACTTCGCGTCCATGCTGTGCACCTTCGCCAACGGTGCCACCGGCACGTTCGAGGCCAGCCGCACCATCGTGGGCCCCGAGAGTCGCAACGCGTTCGAGGTCTTCGGCACCAAGGGTTCGCTGAGCTGGAACCACGAACGCATCAACGAGCTGCTCTACTACTCCGGTGCCGACCCGGTGAACTCCGGCTACACGACGATCCTGGGCGGCGACCGCTTCCCGTTCCACGGGGCCTTCGTTCCCGGCAAGGGCAACAGCATCGGCTTCGAGGACCTCGTCGCCATCCAGGACTTCGCGTTCCTGGAGGCCCTGGCCACCGAGTCCGACTTCCCGGCGGGGTTCGATCAGGCGGTCGACGTGGTGAGCGTCCAGCAGGCGCTCATCAGCTCGTGGGCATCGCGCTCCTGGGAACCCGTCGTCGACCTGAAAGGCACACCGTGA
- a CDS encoding PfkB family carbohydrate kinase — MRNHPSPTLLTVGRINLDLFAEPGAGGIRAARSFAPSVGGSPTNSAIAAHRLGVPSAVLTAVGDDEVGDLVHDQLEATGVDVRWVSRVAGRRTSMAFLATLSADEGDRVFYRQSAADTWLEPAVVSTLPWDTLKVVLLSLDSLAAGSTPDVVRLVAQSAHERGVAVWWDLDLRPDSWASSARYADAGAQALVGADLVIGTEEEFAELFGIAAAASAADVLTDRVRRLEAPVTVLKRGPRGATLMRAGQDDVDVPAVAAQPVCTVGGGDSATGGLVAARLAGCSWLEAVQLAMLAAGHTVGQPGCSQGFPSPQDLGLSAVQADALARFSTRSLTPRSTGEYVQRQ, encoded by the coding sequence GTGCGCAATCACCCCAGCCCGACGCTGCTGACGGTCGGGCGGATCAACCTCGACCTGTTCGCCGAGCCCGGTGCCGGTGGCATCCGGGCCGCTCGCTCCTTCGCGCCGTCCGTCGGCGGAAGCCCCACCAACAGCGCGATCGCTGCTCACCGTCTCGGAGTCCCCTCGGCGGTGCTGACCGCCGTCGGCGACGACGAGGTCGGCGACCTGGTGCACGACCAGCTCGAGGCGACCGGGGTCGACGTGCGCTGGGTGAGCCGCGTCGCGGGTCGCCGGACCTCGATGGCGTTCCTGGCCACGCTCTCGGCCGACGAGGGCGACCGGGTCTTCTACCGACAGAGCGCTGCCGACACCTGGCTCGAGCCTGCGGTCGTGTCGACGCTGCCGTGGGACACCCTCAAGGTGGTGCTGCTTTCGCTCGACTCCCTCGCCGCGGGCAGCACGCCGGATGTCGTCCGCCTCGTCGCGCAGTCAGCCCACGAGCGCGGCGTGGCCGTGTGGTGGGACCTCGACCTGCGACCTGACAGCTGGGCGTCGTCGGCCAGGTACGCCGACGCGGGCGCCCAGGCTCTCGTCGGTGCCGACCTGGTCATCGGCACCGAGGAGGAGTTCGCCGAGCTGTTCGGCATCGCTGCCGCCGCCTCGGCGGCCGACGTGCTGACGGACCGCGTCCGCCGGTTGGAGGCGCCGGTCACGGTGCTCAAGCGTGGCCCGCGAGGCGCCACGCTGATGCGGGCCGGTCAGGACGATGTCGACGTCCCGGCCGTTGCGGCGCAGCCGGTGTGCACGGTCGGCGGGGGAGACTCCGCCACCGGCGGACTGGTCGCCGCCCGCCTCGCCGGCTGCTCCTGGCTGGAGGCGGTGCAGCTCGCGATGCTCGCAGCCGGCCACACCGTGGGCCAGCCCGGCTGCTCGCAGGGCTTCCCGTCACCGCAGGACCTCGGGCTGTCGGCAGTGCAAGCGGATGCGTTGGCGCGCTTCTCGACGCGGTCGTTGACCCCCCGTTCAACCGGCGAATACGTTCAGCGCCAGTAG
- a CDS encoding Gfo/Idh/MocA family protein: MSGSSHTTSLAMVGVSHPHSSARFRSARGLGAEVVGAWDPDDAVLEAFCAEVGTVPAGLDELLASGADGVLVHSKSKDMVSLAERALAAGKAVLVEKPGGGSLADLRRLHDLGSRDGALVRVGYNFHYAPALEWARSVLDRDPIGRVSLARAHGASSSGEHLSSHLNQAADMGGALWVIGCHVIHLMIDLLGRPRAVRATVEKLPGWSDASSREDVAALTFLYDSMIASFDFTVHDNGEWFESSEMTLHGDGGQLTFGVLPARSRLLSLGGVDGLAPGWHDWRESSFVSSWTGDVSGFSDLAQVGNRTFFDRELAEFVEAIHGAPPRGVTTQTALDVALIVAAAYQSAAQDGRSVVLDELE; the protein is encoded by the coding sequence ATGTCAGGCAGCAGCCACACCACGTCCCTGGCGATGGTGGGTGTCAGTCACCCCCACTCGTCGGCCCGGTTCAGGAGCGCGAGGGGTCTCGGCGCCGAGGTGGTCGGCGCCTGGGATCCCGACGACGCGGTGCTCGAGGCGTTCTGCGCCGAGGTCGGCACCGTGCCGGCCGGCCTGGACGAGCTGCTGGCCAGCGGGGCGGACGGCGTGCTCGTGCACTCGAAGTCCAAGGACATGGTGTCGCTGGCCGAGCGCGCGCTGGCCGCGGGCAAGGCGGTGCTCGTCGAGAAGCCCGGTGGTGGGTCGCTGGCCGACCTGCGCCGGCTGCACGACCTGGGCAGCCGGGACGGCGCGCTGGTGCGGGTCGGGTACAACTTCCACTACGCGCCGGCGCTGGAGTGGGCGAGGTCGGTGCTCGACCGCGACCCGATCGGGCGGGTGAGCCTGGCCCGAGCGCACGGCGCGAGCTCGTCCGGCGAGCACCTCTCGTCGCACCTGAACCAGGCGGCGGACATGGGGGGCGCGCTCTGGGTCATCGGGTGCCACGTCATCCACCTCATGATCGACCTGCTGGGTCGGCCTCGGGCGGTGCGGGCAACAGTGGAGAAGCTGCCTGGATGGTCGGACGCGTCGTCGCGGGAGGACGTCGCGGCCCTCACCTTCCTCTACGACTCGATGATCGCCAGCTTCGACTTCACCGTCCACGACAACGGTGAGTGGTTCGAGTCGTCCGAGATGACCCTGCACGGCGACGGCGGCCAGCTCACCTTCGGCGTCCTGCCTGCGCGCAGCCGGCTGCTGAGCCTCGGTGGGGTCGATGGCCTGGCCCCGGGGTGGCACGACTGGCGCGAGAGCAGCTTCGTCAGCTCGTGGACCGGCGACGTGTCGGGCTTCAGTGACCTCGCGCAGGTGGGCAACCGGACGTTCTTCGACCGCGAGCTCGCGGAGTTCGTGGAGGCGATCCACGGGGCGCCTCCTCGCGGTGTCACCACGCAGACGGCCCTCGACGTCGCCCTGATCGTGGCCGCCGCGTACCAGTCGGCGGCGCAGGACGGTCGGTCGGTGGTGCTCGACGAGCTCGAATGA
- a CDS encoding phytanoyl-CoA dioxygenase family protein: MTYWTTRTDVAAVELAELTSLRCVRTDYPSCIDVREGIPVYDGSTVPPATRPAQRRALMTEVGDALLNGPGIVCFAGAYRDLGVIDAVSEVFFSIIHEQDAQSATVGDHFGTPGANARVWNSLEKLARRDARLFAEYFANDVVAFASEAWLGPGYQVTTQVNLVRPGGAAQTPHRDYHLGFIDDLDTLERYPTHVHRLSAALTLQGAVAHSDVPLESGPTVFVPHSQKYLPGYLATSDPAVADVIAAAAVQVPFAKGDAVFFNPAVIHGAGTNRTTDVERLVNLLQVSSAFGRSTEAVDRLAVTTAVYPALLAAQASGAPWEALANAVAAATEGYAFPTNLDRDPPVDGLAPASQRALVLRALEQQTPADVLTEQLVAHAERRVS, translated from the coding sequence ATGACTTACTGGACGACGCGCACGGACGTCGCAGCCGTCGAGCTCGCCGAGCTGACGAGCCTGCGGTGCGTCCGCACGGACTACCCCTCGTGCATCGACGTGCGAGAAGGCATCCCGGTGTACGACGGCTCGACGGTGCCCCCCGCCACGAGACCAGCGCAGCGCCGCGCGCTGATGACCGAGGTCGGCGACGCGCTGCTGAACGGGCCCGGCATCGTGTGCTTCGCCGGTGCCTACCGCGACCTCGGTGTCATCGACGCGGTGAGCGAGGTGTTCTTCTCGATCATCCACGAGCAGGACGCGCAGTCCGCCACCGTCGGCGACCACTTCGGCACCCCGGGCGCCAACGCTCGCGTCTGGAACTCGCTGGAGAAGCTCGCGCGCCGCGATGCGCGCCTTTTCGCGGAGTACTTCGCCAACGACGTCGTCGCCTTCGCGTCCGAGGCCTGGCTCGGCCCCGGCTACCAGGTCACGACCCAGGTGAACCTGGTGCGCCCCGGCGGCGCGGCCCAGACGCCGCACCGCGACTACCACCTCGGCTTCATCGACGACCTCGACACCCTCGAGCGCTACCCCACTCACGTCCACCGCCTCTCGGCGGCGCTGACGCTTCAGGGGGCGGTGGCGCACAGCGACGTCCCGCTCGAGAGCGGCCCGACGGTCTTCGTTCCGCACAGCCAGAAGTACCTGCCCGGCTATCTCGCGACGAGCGACCCAGCGGTCGCCGACGTGATCGCCGCCGCGGCCGTGCAGGTGCCCTTCGCCAAGGGCGATGCGGTGTTCTTCAACCCCGCGGTGATCCACGGTGCGGGCACCAACCGCACCACCGACGTCGAACGGCTGGTGAACCTGTTGCAGGTGTCGTCGGCCTTCGGGCGCTCGACGGAGGCGGTGGACCGGCTCGCCGTGACCACGGCGGTGTACCCCGCACTGCTGGCGGCACAGGCCTCGGGCGCGCCCTGGGAAGCGCTGGCCAACGCCGTGGCCGCCGCCACCGAAGGCTATGCCTTCCCCACGAACCTCGACCGCGACCCGCCGGTCGACGGCCTGGCCCCGGCGTCCCAGCGCGCGCTGGTGCTGCGCGCCCTGGAGCAGCAGACGCCGGCCGACGTCCTCACCGAGCAGCTGGTCGCCCACGCAGAACGGAGAGTGTCATGA
- the iolB gene encoding 5-deoxy-glucuronate isomerase, with protein sequence MTWLRRPAQEVTDGVITSVDPDTAGWDYSGLEVLDFSQSPTFVRSLTATEGVLVPLSAQDVQVSIDGESYLLRGRAGVFAAVSDWVYVPVGSTVELSAPHGEIALCTARATERLEVVHVDAPDVPVEVRGGGAATRQVTNIATPESFSGAQRINVCEVLTPGGNFSSWPPHRHDGLEGCPVQNEEIYYFRTGRRDSPHGDPAGQAQFRVYTVDGSVDETVTVFDHDIYLVPQGFHGPSTAPPDHPLYFLNVLAGHGEQRTMGFCDDPAHTWVRESWQDVAQDPRCPMTSAAGRVAR encoded by the coding sequence ATGACCTGGTTGCGACGTCCGGCCCAGGAGGTGACCGACGGGGTCATCACCTCGGTGGATCCCGACACGGCGGGCTGGGACTACTCGGGCCTGGAGGTGCTCGACTTCTCGCAGTCGCCCACGTTCGTGCGGTCCCTGACGGCCACCGAGGGCGTCCTGGTGCCGCTGTCGGCGCAGGACGTGCAGGTGAGCATCGACGGGGAGTCGTATCTGCTGCGTGGGCGCGCCGGCGTCTTCGCCGCGGTGTCCGACTGGGTGTACGTCCCCGTGGGTAGCACGGTGGAGCTCAGCGCCCCTCACGGCGAGATCGCCCTCTGCACGGCCCGGGCCACCGAGCGGCTCGAGGTGGTCCACGTGGACGCGCCGGACGTCCCGGTGGAGGTGCGGGGCGGCGGCGCCGCGACGCGGCAGGTCACCAACATCGCCACACCAGAGTCGTTCTCGGGGGCTCAGCGCATCAACGTGTGCGAGGTGCTGACTCCCGGCGGCAACTTCTCGTCCTGGCCCCCGCACCGGCACGACGGCCTCGAGGGCTGCCCGGTGCAGAACGAGGAGATCTACTACTTCCGCACCGGACGCCGGGACAGCCCGCACGGCGACCCGGCCGGCCAGGCGCAGTTCCGCGTCTACACCGTCGACGGCAGCGTCGACGAGACCGTCACCGTCTTCGACCACGACATCTACCTGGTGCCGCAAGGCTTCCACGGCCCATCGACCGCACCTCCCGACCACCCCCTGTACTTCCTCAACGTCCTGGCCGGCCACGGAGAGCAGCGAACCATGGGCTTCTGCGACGACCCGGCCCACACCTGGGTCCGGGAGTCCTGGCAGGACGTTGCCCAGGACCCTCGGTGCCCCATGACCTCGGCGGCCGGGCGGGTGGCCCGATGA
- a CDS encoding nuclear transport factor 2 family protein encodes MTDQMLTREEVIQRNLEAVEAHFHNETPETIQHAIALYTDDVYWEGPGRGLVFDNADDALAGYHDIFNSLVIHKHTHLRRFATEEFVFDDCIYEATYVADHMANFPFPAGTRVSMRLAHVFEMRDGKIAKEIAYEIIREAGGPADHDNIPPGAEVTVFDEPSAVSGEGA; translated from the coding sequence GTGACCGATCAGATGCTCACTCGCGAAGAGGTGATCCAGCGCAACCTGGAGGCTGTCGAGGCCCACTTCCACAACGAGACGCCGGAGACGATCCAGCACGCGATCGCCCTGTACACCGATGACGTCTACTGGGAGGGGCCGGGGCGGGGCCTCGTCTTCGACAACGCGGACGACGCTCTCGCGGGCTACCACGACATCTTCAACTCCCTCGTCATCCACAAGCACACGCACCTGCGCCGCTTCGCCACCGAGGAGTTCGTCTTCGACGACTGCATCTACGAAGCCACCTACGTGGCCGACCACATGGCGAACTTCCCGTTCCCGGCCGGCACCCGGGTCAGCATGCGCCTGGCTCACGTGTTCGAGATGCGCGACGGCAAGATCGCCAAGGAGATCGCCTACGAGATCATCCGAGAGGCAGGCGGACCGGCCGACCACGACAACATCCCTCCCGGCGCCGAGGTGACCGTCTTCGACGAGCCGTCGGCGGTCTCCGGCGAAGGCGCCTGA